One Bacillus horti genomic region harbors:
- the pcrA gene encoding DNA helicase PcrA — MNPTAARLVDGLNEQQRLAVVTTEGPVLLIAGAGSGKTRVLTHRIAFLLAEKRITPWNILAITFTNKAAKEMKERVARLVGGAAEDIWISTFHSMCVRILRRDIDRLGYNRSFSILDSTDQLSVIKDVMKRLNIDPKKFEPKAIRGSISTFKNELKTPKQVHQLTGNYYDKIVADVYEEYQKVLKSNSSLDFDDLIMKTVELFQEIPEVLEFYQKKFQYIHVDEYQDTNRAQYMLVQMLADQFQNICVVGDSDQSIYQFRGADISIILSFEKDYTNAKVIKLEQNYRSSKRILQAANEVIKNNAGRKAKNLWTENDEGQKLTYFRGQNEHDEAYFITEKIKEYYDQGIEYENVAILYRTNAQSRVIEEVFLKSNIPYQLVGGIKFYDRKEIKDILAYLRVISNPDDDTSLRRIINVPKRGIGQATVDKLAEYAAEKGMSMYAALGEVDFIGLSARATNQLAAFYELMKNWIQMIDYLTVTELTEEVLSKSGYREELEKENTLESKSRLENIEEFLSVTLEFEKNSEDKTLLTFLTELALVSDIDQMDEDEQLTKVVLMTLHSAKGLEFPIVFLVGMEEGLFPHSRSLIDETEMEEERRLAYVGITRAEKELILTNAKMRTIFGQTKVHPESRFIDEIPGDILERTGESGPGEDVGYRALAGVSPSSRQLSGGFRGRNPESSLRYAQGKTGAAGAENLGWTVGDKAKHGKWGIGTVVSLKGEGDDLELTIAFDQPVGLKRLLAKFAPVTKSDS; from the coding sequence ATGAATCCAACAGCAGCTAGATTAGTGGACGGTTTGAATGAACAGCAAAGGCTGGCCGTTGTGACGACAGAGGGACCCGTGCTTCTTATTGCCGGTGCAGGAAGTGGAAAGACGAGGGTGCTTACGCATCGCATTGCTTTCCTTTTAGCAGAGAAACGGATTACACCTTGGAATATCTTAGCGATAACGTTTACGAATAAAGCAGCAAAAGAAATGAAGGAAAGAGTAGCTAGGCTCGTTGGTGGAGCAGCGGAGGATATTTGGATTTCTACCTTTCACTCGATGTGTGTACGCATTCTAAGAAGGGATATTGATCGCTTGGGCTACAATCGTAGCTTTTCTATTTTAGACAGTACCGATCAGCTTTCCGTTATTAAGGATGTCATGAAGAGATTGAACATTGATCCTAAAAAGTTTGAGCCAAAAGCCATTCGAGGCAGTATCTCTACGTTTAAGAATGAGTTAAAAACACCTAAGCAGGTTCATCAATTGACTGGCAATTATTACGATAAAATTGTAGCGGATGTTTATGAGGAATATCAAAAGGTCCTTAAATCCAACTCATCCTTAGATTTTGATGATTTAATTATGAAGACGGTTGAGCTTTTTCAAGAGATTCCTGAAGTCTTAGAATTTTATCAGAAGAAATTTCAATATATTCATGTGGATGAGTATCAGGATACGAATAGAGCTCAGTATATGCTTGTGCAAATGCTGGCCGATCAGTTTCAAAATATTTGTGTGGTCGGGGACAGTGATCAGTCCATTTATCAGTTCCGAGGAGCGGATATTAGTATTATCCTATCCTTTGAAAAAGACTATACGAACGCTAAGGTTATTAAGCTAGAGCAGAATTATCGTTCCTCTAAGCGCATACTACAAGCGGCAAATGAAGTAATTAAGAATAATGCGGGTCGAAAGGCTAAGAACCTGTGGACAGAGAATGATGAGGGACAGAAGCTAACGTATTTTCGTGGTCAAAATGAGCATGATGAAGCGTATTTTATTACGGAAAAGATTAAGGAATACTATGATCAAGGTATAGAATATGAGAATGTTGCCATTCTCTACAGAACGAATGCTCAGTCTCGTGTGATTGAGGAGGTTTTCCTCAAGTCAAATATTCCTTATCAGCTAGTCGGAGGAATTAAGTTCTACGATCGAAAGGAAATCAAAGATATTTTAGCCTATTTGCGAGTGATTTCTAATCCTGATGATGATACTAGCTTAAGACGAATCATTAACGTTCCTAAACGAGGAATTGGGCAGGCGACCGTTGATAAGCTAGCCGAATATGCGGCAGAAAAAGGGATGTCCATGTATGCGGCTTTAGGTGAGGTGGATTTTATTGGCTTAAGTGCTCGCGCAACGAATCAGCTTGCTGCTTTTTATGAGCTTATGAAGAATTGGATTCAGATGATCGACTACCTAACGGTGACTGAGCTAACGGAGGAGGTTCTTAGCAAATCTGGCTATCGGGAAGAGCTAGAAAAGGAAAATACGCTAGAATCGAAATCACGCCTGGAGAATATTGAGGAGTTTTTATCCGTTACGCTTGAGTTTGAGAAAAATAGTGAGGATAAGACGTTGCTTACGTTCTTAACGGAGTTGGCCCTTGTTTCAGATATCGACCAAATGGATGAGGACGAGCAGCTTACGAAGGTTGTCTTAATGACCTTGCATTCAGCAAAGGGCTTAGAATTTCCGATTGTTTTCTTAGTAGGTATGGAGGAAGGCTTATTTCCTCATAGTCGCTCCTTGATTGATGAAACGGAGATGGAAGAGGAGAGACGCTTAGCGTATGTAGGTATTACGAGGGCGGAGAAGGAGCTCATTCTAACGAATGCCAAGATGAGAACCATCTTTGGTCAGACGAAGGTTCATCCTGAATCACGCTTTATTGATGAGATTCCAGGAGACATTCTAGAGCGAACGGGTGAGTCAGGCCCTGGGGAGGATGTAGGCTATAGAGCGCTGGCAGGAGTCAGCCCTTCCTCTCGGCAGCTTAGCGGTGGGTTTCGAGGAAGAAATCCAGAATCCAGCCTACGTTATGCACAAGGTAAGACAGGGGCAGCAGGAGCAGAGAATCTAGGATGGACAGTTGGTGACAAAGCGAAGCACGGAAAATGGGGCATTGGAACGGTCGTTAGCTTGAAGGGAGAAGGCGATGATTTAGAGCTGACGATTGCCTTTGATCAGCCTGTTGGCTTAAAGCGACTTTTAGCTAAATTTGCTCCTGTAACGAAAAGCGATTCATAG
- the ligA gene encoding NAD-dependent DNA ligase LigA gives MSKEQAIQRLEELYTEIENHNYQYYVLDQPTISDQEWDKLMKELIALEQEHPELKKPNSPTERVGAEPLPHFTKVTHEIPMLSLGNAFDEADLRDFDRRVRQALGPEEQVEYVAELKIDGLAVSLRYEQGEFVRGATRGDGTTGEDITQNLKTVRSIPLRLKQKVDLEVRGEAYMPKKEFERLNKARAERGEELFANPRNSAAGSLRQLNPQIAADRKLDIFLYGIAHLQGIDAESHSAGLDALEQLGLKTNKERVVCQSVEKLLEYIQAWTEKRAELPYEIDGIVIKVNKYAHQQQLGFTAKSPRWAVAYKFPAEESITILHDIEISVGRTGAVTPTALLEPVLLAGTTVKRASLHNQDLIKERDIRIGDHVIVKKAGDIIPEVVGVIVDRRTGEEQSYEMPTHCPACGSELERIEEEVVLRCLNPRCPAQIQEGMIHYVSRNAMNIDGLGEKVIIQLYQQALIQEVADLYYLEREKLLQLERMGEKSVDNLLQSVDQSKQNSLERLVFGLGIRLVGAKAAKTLAQYFETMDMLMQATEEDLTSINEIGPKMANSVVTYFQKPEVHRLIERLKQVGVNMEYKGPKLSAAEESDSPFAGKTIVLTGTLEHFKRNELKEKLEALGATVTGSVSKSTDLLIAGESAGSKLTKAQELNIQIMDEEELLKLLAE, from the coding sequence TTGAGTAAGGAGCAAGCCATACAGCGTTTAGAGGAGCTTTATACAGAGATTGAGAATCACAATTATCAATATTATGTTCTCGATCAGCCGACGATTTCAGATCAGGAGTGGGATAAGCTCATGAAAGAGCTGATTGCCTTAGAGCAGGAGCATCCTGAGCTAAAAAAGCCTAATTCTCCAACAGAGAGAGTTGGAGCAGAGCCGCTACCGCACTTTACGAAGGTCACTCATGAAATCCCTATGCTGAGCTTAGGGAACGCTTTTGATGAAGCTGACTTAAGGGATTTTGATCGCAGGGTGCGTCAGGCTCTTGGGCCTGAGGAGCAGGTAGAGTATGTAGCGGAGCTAAAGATTGACGGTTTAGCTGTTTCTTTACGCTATGAGCAGGGGGAGTTCGTGCGTGGAGCGACTAGGGGAGATGGAACAACGGGGGAGGATATCACCCAAAATCTGAAGACAGTTCGATCTATCCCCCTGCGCTTAAAGCAGAAGGTTGATCTGGAGGTTCGTGGAGAAGCATATATGCCGAAGAAGGAATTTGAACGCTTAAATAAAGCACGCGCTGAACGAGGCGAAGAGCTATTTGCTAATCCAAGAAACTCAGCTGCTGGATCCCTGCGACAGCTGAATCCACAAATTGCGGCTGACCGTAAGCTAGATATCTTTTTGTATGGTATTGCTCATTTACAAGGAATAGATGCTGAATCCCATAGTGCTGGATTAGATGCGCTAGAGCAGCTAGGCTTAAAAACAAATAAAGAAAGAGTGGTCTGCCAGTCCGTTGAAAAGCTCCTAGAGTATATTCAAGCCTGGACAGAAAAGCGTGCAGAGCTTCCATATGAGATTGATGGTATTGTCATTAAGGTGAATAAGTATGCTCACCAGCAGCAGCTAGGCTTTACAGCCAAAAGCCCAAGGTGGGCAGTAGCTTACAAGTTTCCTGCCGAGGAATCGATTACAATCCTCCATGACATAGAAATCAGTGTCGGACGGACAGGAGCTGTTACTCCTACCGCTTTGCTAGAGCCTGTATTGTTGGCAGGGACGACGGTAAAGAGAGCGTCTCTACATAATCAGGATTTAATTAAAGAGCGCGATATTCGTATTGGTGATCATGTTATTGTGAAGAAGGCAGGGGATATTATCCCTGAAGTGGTGGGAGTCATCGTGGATAGGCGGACAGGGGAGGAGCAGTCCTATGAAATGCCTACGCACTGTCCTGCTTGCGGAAGCGAGCTAGAGCGTATTGAAGAAGAGGTTGTGCTACGCTGTTTAAATCCTAGGTGTCCAGCTCAGATTCAAGAGGGGATGATTCATTACGTTTCGAGAAATGCGATGAATATTGACGGACTTGGAGAAAAGGTCATTATCCAGCTATATCAGCAAGCTCTTATCCAAGAGGTAGCAGATTTGTATTATTTAGAGCGTGAAAAATTATTACAATTGGAGCGTATGGGAGAAAAGTCGGTAGACAATCTTCTACAATCCGTTGACCAAAGCAAGCAGAACTCCTTAGAGCGACTTGTTTTCGGCTTAGGGATTCGTTTAGTAGGAGCGAAAGCGGCAAAAACGCTAGCACAGTACTTTGAAACGATGGACATGTTAATGCAAGCTACCGAAGAAGATTTAACGAGTATTAATGAAATTGGCCCTAAGATGGCTAACAGTGTAGTTACGTATTTTCAAAAACCAGAAGTGCACCGCTTAATTGAACGACTTAAACAGGTGGGAGTAAATATGGAATATAAGGGCCCTAAGCTATCTGCTGCTGAGGAAAGTGATTCTCCTTTCGCTGGAAAAACAATTGTATTGACAGGGACTCTAGAGCATTTCAAGCGAAACGAATTAAAGGAGAAGCTCGAAGCCTTGGGAGCCACAGTGACAGGAAGTGTGTCAAAAAGCACGGACCTATTGATCGCAGGGGAAAGTGCAGGCTCAAAGCTGACGAAGGCACAGGAATTAAATATTCAGATTATGGATGAAGAGGAATTGCTTAAGCTTTTAGCTGAGTAA
- a CDS encoding Yip1 family protein codes for MGTEEHKNKENEEDVIGGQSGNENPPDQVQNETEQPLTEEEAWHQAENTYTPEQETGVTQDAVYQTEPSSPSSAHTPSEESTGSDNDKKADQFQAYVDQGKKIGKNYFSFFVQAIQAPTKASVRHHESFSNAIVSLALITLLIPTIMYLQFRPLLQLASMFGGGPSPAGTLFFRPLLYIALLVTVIVFIIFGITKLMKVQYSLQQIVARFGALLIAPIGILIVSLLLSVMQLGWGVPVAGLGILLIFFSAAFTIYSFRHPNEEGLDPYFGIILLLVGIGLFSRIVMSGTFNLFTNFL; via the coding sequence ATGGGCACAGAGGAGCATAAAAATAAAGAAAATGAAGAAGATGTAATAGGAGGACAATCAGGTAACGAAAATCCTCCAGATCAGGTACAGAATGAAACAGAGCAGCCCTTAACGGAAGAGGAAGCTTGGCATCAGGCTGAAAATACGTATACACCTGAGCAGGAAACAGGCGTTACCCAAGATGCTGTATATCAAACTGAACCAAGTTCACCCTCCTCGGCACACACCCCATCAGAGGAGTCAACAGGCTCAGATAATGATAAGAAGGCAGATCAATTTCAAGCGTATGTGGATCAAGGAAAGAAGATTGGAAAAAACTACTTCTCATTTTTTGTCCAAGCCATCCAAGCCCCAACGAAAGCTTCGGTCAGACATCATGAATCCTTCTCCAATGCAATCGTATCACTTGCTTTAATTACTTTACTTATTCCTACTATTATGTATCTTCAATTTAGACCATTGTTACAGCTTGCATCTATGTTTGGGGGAGGTCCTTCACCAGCAGGAACATTATTTTTCAGACCTCTTTTATATATAGCTTTATTAGTTACTGTCATTGTGTTTATCATATTTGGGATAACAAAGCTGATGAAGGTTCAGTATTCCTTACAGCAGATTGTTGCTAGATTTGGAGCATTGCTTATCGCTCCTATCGGAATTTTAATTGTCAGTTTACTTTTATCTGTAATGCAATTGGGTTGGGGGGTTCCAGTAGCAGGCTTAGGCATTCTTCTTATTTTCTTTTCAGCAGCTTTCACCATATACTCCTTCCGTCATCCAAATGAGGAAGGGCTAGACCCTTACTTTGGTATCATTTTATTACTTGTTGGGATTGGACTATTTAGCAGAATCGTGATGAGCGGAACCTTCAATCTATTTACAAACTTTCTATAG
- a CDS encoding DUF4395 domain-containing protein: MKEIPVFLVKANQSVLVVGTGLGIILQNVWIITSLFILSLLPIIFGPRLNLVFMFTRRLLQSKIDTQKTEAAELQRFNQTLATILLGLSTLILWLGPHWSGYVLAGMVTVAAGVALAGFA; the protein is encoded by the coding sequence ATGAAGGAAATCCCTGTATTTTTAGTGAAGGCGAATCAATCGGTTTTAGTTGTGGGCACAGGGCTAGGGATTATTTTGCAAAATGTCTGGATCATCACTTCATTGTTCATTCTCTCCCTGCTTCCTATTATTTTTGGACCAAGGCTTAATCTCGTATTTATGTTTACAAGACGATTGCTTCAAAGCAAAATAGATACGCAGAAAACAGAAGCTGCTGAATTACAGCGCTTTAATCAGACTTTGGCCACCATTCTATTAGGGTTATCAACTCTGATTCTATGGCTAGGGCCTCATTGGAGCGGGTATGTCTTGGCTGGAATGGTTACAGTGGCAGCTGGAGTTGCATTAGCTGGTTTTGCGTAG
- a CDS encoding cobalamin-binding protein, which translates to MRIVSICPSNTELLVYLGLKESIVGLDDYSDWPADIQHLPKLGPDLDIDMTAVEALKPDLVVASLSVPGMEKNIEALKERDLPYIVLNPNSLHEIGEDLITLGEATKQTQKAQEVYEQYHRFLQDYKRISQTIQHPPTLYWEWWAKPVFTPGGVNWLTEISELAGAKNIFADQNVASVQTDWEDVRRRDPDLISLVWVGVEKRRIKPELVYQRPAWETMKAIRNKQVHVLDEPLYCRPSPRLLTGLKKLAYLLHPNKYPAYVEGDEWLDDGSG; encoded by the coding sequence ATGCGAATCGTATCCATTTGTCCAAGCAATACGGAGCTTTTAGTTTATTTGGGACTAAAAGAAAGCATCGTAGGTTTAGACGACTATTCCGATTGGCCAGCGGATATTCAGCATTTACCGAAGCTTGGCCCTGATTTAGATATTGATATGACGGCTGTTGAAGCATTGAAGCCAGACTTAGTAGTGGCTTCATTAAGTGTTCCCGGCATGGAGAAAAATATTGAAGCGTTAAAGGAACGAGATCTTCCCTACATTGTCCTTAATCCGAATAGCTTACATGAGATTGGTGAGGATTTGATTACGCTTGGTGAGGCAACTAAGCAAACACAAAAGGCACAGGAAGTGTATGAGCAATATCATCGCTTTTTGCAGGACTATAAAAGGATCAGTCAAACGATTCAGCATCCACCGACTCTTTATTGGGAATGGTGGGCTAAGCCTGTGTTTACACCAGGTGGAGTGAACTGGCTCACGGAGATTAGTGAATTAGCTGGAGCAAAGAACATATTTGCTGATCAGAATGTGGCCAGTGTGCAAACGGATTGGGAGGATGTGAGAAGAAGAGATCCTGATTTGATCTCCTTGGTTTGGGTTGGTGTAGAAAAGAGGAGAATTAAACCAGAGCTTGTGTATCAACGTCCAGCATGGGAGACGATGAAGGCGATTCGAAACAAGCAAGTGCACGTATTAGATGAGCCTCTTTATTGCAGACCGTCTCCAAGGCTATTAACAGGGCTTAAAAAGCTAGCTTATTTGCTTCATCCTAATAAGTATCCAGCTTACGTGGAAGGAGATGAGTGGCTTGATGATGGTAGCGGATAA
- a CDS encoding toprim domain-containing protein, producing MMVADKVFKVLIVEGKTDVQRLQQVLLEEVQFVCTYGTLSDDKMEELIYPLQDEELYILVDADEAGIKLRKQLKQELPNAIHLYTRKMYGEVASTPLEYLARILYQAHFEIKEELLTPHTM from the coding sequence ATGATGGTAGCGGATAAGGTATTTAAGGTATTGATTGTAGAAGGAAAAACGGACGTACAAAGACTCCAGCAGGTTTTGCTTGAAGAGGTTCAGTTTGTTTGCACATATGGGACTTTAAGCGATGATAAAATGGAGGAGTTGATCTACCCTCTACAGGATGAGGAACTCTATATTCTAGTAGATGCGGATGAAGCAGGTATTAAGCTCAGAAAGCAATTAAAGCAGGAGCTACCCAATGCTATTCACCTGTATACAAGGAAAATGTATGGTGAAGTGGCTTCAACACCGCTTGAGTATTTAGCTAGAATCCTCTATCAAGCTCATTTTGAGATAAAAGAAGAGCTCCTAACCCCTCATACCATGTAA
- a CDS encoding sodium-dependent transporter — MSQTGLQGSKEREQWKSRVGFMLAALGSAVGLGNIWRFAYVTGENGGAAFLIIYLVCVTLIGLPIVLAEFAIGRKTQSDAVGSFVKLAPGKPWVLAGILGVASAFIILSFYAVISGWSLKYLFGYVTGELWSTPATGYEGFFSDFTASPLEPLIWQSIFMFFTIGIVLAGVKKGLELSNKILMPALAILVISLAIYSVSLEGSSEGLRFLFSPDWSAFSDPNVYLAALGQAFFSLSLGMGALITYASYLSKKERLPGVTVGVATMDTMFAIVAGVMIFPAVFAFGGEPGSGPGLVFMTLPNIFNSMAIGGVIGLAFFLLLTAAALSSAISLLEVAVAYFIRKFNWSRKKATLLIGGVIYILGIPSSLGYGLLSDIKIFGERDILDSLDFLASDIFLPLGGLIIALFVGWGWNKAEALKESDLGRTALGKVWYNLLKYVAPIAILLVFLQASGLLAFFGLGGE, encoded by the coding sequence GTGAGCCAAACCGGATTACAGGGAAGTAAGGAACGAGAGCAGTGGAAGTCACGGGTGGGCTTCATGCTTGCAGCTCTTGGGTCAGCAGTAGGGTTAGGGAATATATGGAGGTTTGCTTATGTAACAGGCGAAAATGGTGGAGCAGCCTTCTTAATTATCTATCTAGTTTGTGTCACTCTAATCGGCCTACCTATTGTGCTGGCAGAGTTTGCTATAGGAAGAAAAACCCAAAGTGACGCGGTCGGTTCGTTTGTGAAGCTTGCACCAGGTAAGCCATGGGTGCTAGCAGGGATACTTGGAGTGGCTTCGGCCTTTATCATTTTATCTTTTTATGCGGTAATTTCAGGCTGGTCTTTAAAGTATTTATTCGGATATGTTACGGGAGAGCTTTGGTCTACACCAGCTACAGGCTATGAGGGCTTTTTTTCAGATTTTACGGCTAGTCCTCTAGAACCTCTAATTTGGCAATCTATTTTTATGTTTTTTACCATTGGGATTGTGTTGGCTGGTGTAAAAAAAGGCTTGGAGCTATCGAATAAGATATTGATGCCAGCATTAGCCATCTTGGTCATAAGCTTGGCTATTTATTCGGTTTCGCTAGAAGGCTCCTCTGAAGGTCTTCGATTTCTTTTTTCACCGGATTGGAGTGCCTTTAGTGATCCTAATGTATATTTAGCTGCTTTGGGACAAGCCTTCTTCTCCTTATCCTTAGGAATGGGAGCTTTAATTACGTATGCTTCTTATTTGTCAAAAAAGGAGCGTTTACCTGGAGTTACAGTTGGTGTAGCTACTATGGATACAATGTTTGCTATTGTGGCAGGTGTGATGATTTTTCCAGCTGTCTTTGCGTTTGGGGGAGAGCCTGGAAGTGGACCAGGCTTGGTTTTTATGACTCTACCAAACATTTTTAATAGCATGGCTATTGGAGGAGTAATTGGGTTAGCCTTCTTCCTTTTATTAACGGCGGCTGCTTTATCATCAGCTATTTCTCTGCTAGAGGTTGCGGTTGCTTATTTCATCCGTAAATTTAATTGGAGCAGAAAGAAAGCTACTTTACTCATTGGTGGAGTGATCTATATTTTAGGAATACCGTCCTCATTAGGCTATGGTTTGTTAAGTGACATTAAAATTTTTGGAGAACGAGATATTCTGGACAGCTTAGACTTCCTCGCGTCAGATATTTTCCTTCCTCTAGGTGGTCTAATCATTGCCTTATTTGTAGGATGGGGTTGGAATAAGGCGGAGGCGTTAAAGGAGTCTGATCTTGGTAGAACAGCACTAGGAAAGGTATGGTACAACCTCTTAAAATATGTGGCTCCTATTGCTATCCTATTAGTGTTTTTACAAGCGTCTGGATTATTAGCTTTCTTTGGTCTAGGTGGGGAATGA
- the leuD gene encoding 3-isopropylmalate dehydratase small subunit, protein MDAFITHNGTVVPIDRANIDTDAIIPKQFLKRIERTGFGQFLFYDWKYLDNGDENLEFEVNQPRYEGASILLARQNFGCGSSREHAPWALLDHGFKVIIAPSFADIFYNNCFKNGILPIQLSEAQVQQLFEKTEQTEGYKLDVDLEQQKVTDNTGFEATFDVDPFRKEMLLKGLDDIGLTLLQQDKITQFEQKAFV, encoded by the coding sequence ATGGACGCTTTTATCACACATAACGGTACCGTCGTTCCCATTGATCGAGCAAATATTGATACTGATGCGATTATACCTAAGCAATTCTTAAAACGAATTGAGCGAACCGGATTCGGTCAGTTCCTCTTTTATGATTGGAAATACCTTGATAATGGGGATGAAAATCTAGAATTCGAGGTAAATCAGCCTAGGTATGAAGGAGCTTCTATTCTTCTAGCACGCCAAAATTTTGGCTGTGGTTCCTCTAGAGAACATGCTCCTTGGGCGTTGCTTGATCACGGCTTTAAGGTCATCATTGCCCCAAGCTTTGCCGATATCTTTTACAACAATTGCTTTAAAAATGGAATCCTGCCTATTCAGCTATCAGAAGCGCAGGTACAGCAGCTTTTCGAAAAGACAGAACAAACGGAAGGGTACAAGCTAGACGTTGATTTAGAGCAGCAAAAGGTCACAGATAACACAGGCTTTGAGGCTACATTTGACGTTGATCCATTCCGTAAAGAAATGCTACTCAAAGGTCTAGATGATATTGGTTTAACCCTTCTTCAGCAGGATAAGATTACTCAATTTGAGCAGAAAGCATTCGTGTAG
- the leuC gene encoding 3-isopropylmalate dehydratase large subunit translates to MFEKIWEQHIVHEEPGKPSLLYIDLHLIHEVTSPQAFEGLRLAGRSVRRPDLTFATMDHNVPTQNLPEVKDPISAKQMSTLSANCKEFKIPLFDLNHPNQGIVHVIGPELGLTWPGKTIVCGDSHTSTHGAFGALAFGIGTSEVEHVLATQCLPQSKPKTMEVHLKGALPPGTGAKDIILGVIAKYGTDFATGTVIEYTGDILKELSMEERMTICNMSIEGGARAGLIAPDETTYSYLKGRAHAPKADEFDQYVERWDALKTDPGASYDFRVELDLAELEPQVTWGTSPGMGANISSNVPNPADFETATDKKTVQLALDYMGLSAGTRISDIKIDRVFIGSCTNGRLEDLRAAAKVVNGYSIADHVHAMVVPGSRTVKAQAEEEGLDKIFTAAGFEWRDAGCSMCLAMNDDILQPGERCASTSNRNFEGRQGKGGRTHLVSPMMAAAAAISGHFVDVRKWDFKSQPSDQATAQKEAL, encoded by the coding sequence ATGTTTGAAAAGATTTGGGAGCAGCATATCGTTCATGAGGAGCCAGGAAAACCGAGCCTTTTATATATTGATCTCCATTTAATTCATGAGGTCACCTCACCCCAAGCGTTTGAAGGACTTCGCTTAGCAGGCAGAAGCGTTCGCCGCCCTGATCTGACGTTTGCTACAATGGATCATAATGTTCCTACGCAAAACCTACCTGAGGTTAAGGATCCAATTTCGGCAAAACAAATGTCTACCCTTTCGGCAAACTGTAAGGAATTTAAGATTCCTCTATTTGATCTAAACCACCCAAACCAAGGAATTGTACACGTTATAGGTCCAGAGCTAGGTCTAACATGGCCTGGTAAAACAATCGTATGTGGAGACAGCCACACCTCCACACACGGTGCATTTGGAGCCCTTGCGTTCGGGATCGGAACAAGTGAGGTAGAGCATGTACTTGCTACCCAGTGTCTCCCTCAGAGCAAACCAAAAACGATGGAGGTTCACCTTAAAGGTGCTCTCCCACCAGGTACAGGAGCAAAGGATATTATTCTAGGGGTTATCGCCAAATATGGTACAGATTTCGCTACAGGAACGGTCATTGAATATACAGGTGATATTCTAAAGGAGCTTTCTATGGAGGAACGAATGACGATTTGTAACATGTCCATAGAAGGTGGAGCAAGAGCTGGCCTGATTGCACCTGACGAAACAACTTATTCCTACTTAAAAGGTCGCGCACACGCTCCTAAAGCCGATGAGTTTGACCAGTATGTGGAGCGTTGGGATGCACTAAAAACAGATCCTGGTGCAAGCTATGATTTCCGTGTAGAGCTTGATCTTGCTGAGTTAGAGCCACAGGTTACTTGGGGTACAAGTCCAGGAATGGGAGCCAACATTAGCTCCAATGTACCGAATCCAGCTGATTTTGAAACAGCAACAGATAAAAAGACCGTACAGCTAGCCTTAGATTATATGGGACTTTCTGCAGGAACTCGGATTTCAGACATCAAAATCGATCGGGTGTTTATCGGTTCATGTACGAATGGACGTCTTGAGGACCTGCGAGCAGCCGCTAAGGTAGTTAATGGTTATTCAATAGCTGATCATGTTCATGCAATGGTTGTACCGGGCTCTAGAACGGTTAAAGCTCAAGCTGAGGAGGAAGGACTAGATAAAATCTTTACGGCTGCTGGATTTGAGTGGCGTGATGCAGGCTGTAGTATGTGTCTAGCCATGAACGATGATATTCTTCAGCCAGGTGAGCGCTGTGCCTCCACCTCTAACCGTAACTTTGAAGGACGGCAGGGTAAAGGAGGGCGAACTCATTTAGTTAGTCCAATGATGGCAGCCGCTGCAGCTATTTCAGGACATTTTGTGGATGTACGCAAGTGGGATTTTAAATCTCAGCCATCCGATCAAGCAACAGCCCAGAAGGAGGCCCTATAA